From the genome of Callithrix jacchus isolate 240 chromosome 7, calJac240_pri, whole genome shotgun sequence, one region includes:
- the ESPN gene encoding espin isoform X5 yields the protein MALEQALQAARQGELDVLRSLHAAGLLGPSLRDPLDALPVHHAARAGKLHCLRFLVEEAALPAAARARNGATPAHDAAATGHLACLQWLLSQGGCRVQDKDNSGATVLHLAARFGHPEVVNWLLHHGGGDPTAATDMGALPIHYAAAKGDFPSLRLLIGHYPEGVNAQTKNGATPLYLACQEGHLEVTQYLVQECGADPHARAHDGMTPLHAAAQMGHSPVIVWLVSCTDVSLSEQDKDGATAMHFAASRGHTKVLSWLLLHGGEISADLWGGTPLHDAAENGELECCQILVVNGAELDVRDRDGYTAADLSDFNGHSHCTRYLRTVENLSVEHRVLSRDPSAELEVKQLDSGMSSPNTTVSVQPLNFDLSSPASTLSNYDSCSSSHSSIKGQCPPRRLSSARAADIQSYMDMLNPELGLPRGTTGKPTPPPPPPSFPPPPPPPGTQLPPPPPGYPAPKPPVGPQAADIYMQTKIKLRHVETEALKKEPSSCDGHDGLRRQDSGRKPRAFSKQPSTGDYYRQLGRGPGETLAARPGMAHSEEAALLPGNHVPNGCAADPKASRELPPPPPPPPPPLPEAASSLPPAPPLPLEGAGPGCGQRRSSSSTGKVRVLRHRKSTKSFNMMSPTGDNSELLAEIKAGKSLKPTPQSKGLTTVFSGSGQPASQPDSTLPPVSPTPSPARSPTPPAAGFQPLLNGSLVPVPPATPAPGVQLDVEALIPTHDEQGRPIPEWKRQVMVRKLQLKMQEEEEQRRKLTAASSCCYPREGWRYSREYNAILGPFGELMTEADILRIEQQIENLQVLHKAKKLEERLEQLELELEQLLPVSAALSAPRFTVDPRRMHGRAVSLPAWCSKISTLLKSMATLLATLGGRPAHLAELLTADTGQPLAPLPDAPWRPGPQCLGRSHSLSWCREAVAREILECGVSVKHLRATYELRAQGAAPARCPRHKPPQSAGAPGREPILEEDYVAAGSSQPSAVAADAAAHGPLTDWEPLGTLGPPEAQDRQAALPEPEELARRPPLCTELGGVQDYLDLRKERIVYLFLEHWRRWAFRGPGRRAQARLRRLLPRVVAAGDGPGLEATDATDDPRPPASNGVARGPGERLRQLLRQRQAVGKLLGHWRSLLRRVPASPGLAHGLYWPQHFLPPLDGGAPPSYDSLTLDLFMLGYFQLLEMGLSREERKFRHLLCYEMFDRLGSHPWERIRLFHRVVLEEVEVGRRSWSDGFEDLRHRFFGDGLEAELAPEEQTKKKEEEEKEQERTEEAAPVEIGDPPKGQPEAPAAAPQRPPPPAAPPPISDSPGSEGPTEDPLELVSEMGEFSNEDICRYIDRSFSFWKEKEAELFDI from the exons ATGGCCCTGGAGCAGGCGCTGCAGGCGGCGCGGCAGGGCGAGCTGGACGTGCTGAGGTCGCTACACGCCGCCGGCCTGCTGGGGCCCTCGCTGCGGGACCCGCTGGACGCGCTGCCCGTGCATCACGCGGCCCGCGCCGGGAAGCTGCACTGTCTGCGCTTCCTGGTGGAGGAGGCCGCCCTCCCCGCCGCGGCCCGCGCCCGCAACGGCGCCACACCGGCCCACGACGCCGCCGCCACCGGCCACCTCGCCTGCCTGCAGTGGCTGCTGTCTCAGGGAGGCTGCAGAGTGCAG GACAAAGACAATTCTGGCGCCACAGTCTTGCATCTGGCTGCCCGCTTTGGCCACCCCGAGGTGGTGAACTGGCTGCTGCATCATGGCGGTGGGGACCCCACCGCAGCCACAGACATGGGCGCCCTGCCTATCCACTACGCTGCCGCCAAAGGAGACTTCCCCTCCCTGAGGCTTCTCATCGGGCACTACCCTGA AGGAGTGAATGCCCAAACCAAGAACGGTGCCACGCCCCTGTACCTGGCGTGCCAGGAGGGCCACCTGGAGGTGACGCAGTACCTGGTGCAGGAGTGCGGCGCGGACCCGCACGCGCGCGCCCACGATGGCATGACCCCGCTGCATGCCGCGGCGCAGATGGGCCACAGCCCGGTCATCGTGTGGCTG GTGAGCTGCACCGACGTGAGCCTGTCAGAGCAGGACAAAGACGGCGCCACCGCCATGCACTTCGCGGCGAGCCGCGGTCACACCAAGGTGCTCAGCTGGCTACTGCTGCACGGCGGGGAGATCTCGGCCGACCTTTGGGGCGGGACCCCTCTGCACGACGCCGCTGAGAACGGGGAGCTGGAG TGCTGCCAGATCCTGGTAGTGAACGGCGCGGAGCTGGACGTCCGCGACCGCGACGGGTACACGGCCGCCGACCTGTCGGACTTCAACGGCCACAGCCACTGCACCCGCTACCTGCGCACGGTGGAGAACCTG AGCGTGGAGCACCGTGTGCTGTCCCGGGATCCCTCTGCTGAGCTGGAGGTGAAGCAGCTGGACTCAGGCATGTCCTCACCCAACACCACCGTGTCGGTCCAGCCGCTGAACTTTGACCTCAGCTCACCGGCCAGCACCCTCTCCAACTACGACTCCTGTTCCTCCAGCCACTCCAGCATCAAAGGCCAGTGCCCTCCTCGCA ggCTTTCCAGCGCCAGAGCTGCAGACATACAGAGCTACATGGACATGCTGAACCCGGAGCTGGGTCTGCCTCGGGGCACGACTGGCAAACCcacacccccaccacccccacccagcttccccccaccacccccgcCCCCAGGCACCCaactacccccacccccacctggctACCCCGCTCCCAAGCCTCctgtgggaccacaggcagctGACATCTACATGCAGACCAAGATCAAACTCCGCCACGTGGAGACAGAGGCCCTCAAGAAGGAG CCGAGCTCCTGCGACGGCCACGACGGGCTGCGGAGGCAGGACTCCGGCCGCAAGCCCCGCGCCTTCAGCAAGCAGCCCAGCACGGGGGACTACTACCGGCAGCTGGGCCGCGGCCCCGGGGAGACGCTGGCCGCACGCCCGGGCATGGCGCACAGCGAAGAG GCGGCGTTGCTCCCCGGGAACCACGTTCCTAATGGCTGCGCCGCGGACCCTAAGGCGTCCAGGGAGCTaccgccgccgcccccgccgccgccgccgcccctgcCCGAGGCCGCGAGTTCACTGCCGCCCGCCCCACCTCTGCCCCTCGAGGGCGCTGGCCCTGGCTGCGGGCAGCGCCGCTCCTCCTCGTCCACCGGCA AAGTGAGAGTCCTGAGACACAGGAAGA GCACCAAGTCTTTCAACATGATGTCCCCGACGGGCGACAACTCGGAGCTACTCGCTGAGATTAAGGCAGGCAAGAGCCTGAAGCCGACACCGCAGAGCAAGGGGCTGACCACAGTGTTCTCAGGCAGCGGGCAGCCGGCCTCCCAG CCCGACTCAACGCTGCCGCCTGTGTCACCTACACCGTCACCAGCCCGGAGCCCCACACCGCCAGCTGCAGGTTTTCAGCCGCTGCTCAATGGAAGCTTGGTTCCGGTGCCACCTGCTACCCCTGCGCCCGGTGTGCAGCTGGACGTGGAGGCGCTCATCCCTACCCACGATGAGCAGGGCCGGCCCATCCCCGAGTGGAAGCGCCAGGTGATGGTGCGCAAGCTGCAGCTGAAgatgcaggaggaagaggagcagaggCGGAAG CTGACCGCCGCCAGCTCATGCTGCTACCCCCGCGAGGGCTGGAGGTACTCACGCGAGTACAACGCCATCCTCGGGCCCTTCGGCGAGCTCATGACCGAGGCCGACATCCTCCGCATCGAGCAGCAAATCGAGAATCTGCAGGTGCTGCACAAGGCGAAGAAGCTGGAGGAGCGCCTGgagcagctggagctggagctggagcagctgctgcCCGTCTCAGCCGCCCTGTCGGCGCCGCGCTTCACCGTCGATCCGCGCCGCATGCACGGCCGCGCCGTCAGCCTGCCCGCCTGGTGCAGCAAGATTTCCACGCTGCTCAAGAGCATGGCCACGCTGCTGGCCACGCTGGGCGGCCGGCCCGCGCACCTGGCGGAGCTGCTGACAGCCGACACGGGCCAGCCCCTGGCGCCGCTGCCCGACGCGCCCTGGCGGCCCGGGCCGCAGTGTCTGGGCCGCTCGCATTCCCTCAGCTGGTGCCGCGAGGCCGTGGCGCGCGAGATCCTCGAGTGCGGCGTTTCGGTGAAGCATCTCCGCGCCACCTACGAGCTGCGCGCGCAAGGCGCGGCGCCCGCGCGCTGTCCGCGCCACAAGCCCCCGCAGTCCGCGGGCGCCCCGGGCCGTGAGCCCATCCTAGAGGAGGACTACGTGGCAGCCGGCTCCAGCCAGCCCAGCGCGGTCGCTGCCGACGCCGCCGCTCACGGCCCGCTGACCGACTGGGAGCCCCTGGGCACCCTGGGCCCTCCCGAGGCGCAGGATCGCCAGGCGGCGCTGCCTGAGCCCGAGGAGCTGGCGCGCCGGCCACCCCTCTGCACCGAGCTGGGCGGCGTCCAGGACTACCTCGACCTGCGTAAGGAGCGCATCGTCTACCTCTTCCTGGAGCACTGGCGCCGCTGGGCCTTTCGCGGCCCGGGCCGCCGCGCCCAGGCGCGCCTACGCAGACTGCTGCCCCGCGTGGTGGCCGCCGGTGACGGCCCGGGGCTGGAGGCCACGGACGCCACAGATGACCCCCGGCCACCGGCGAGCAACGGCGTGGCCCGCGGCCCCGGTGAGCGGCTGCGGCAGCTGCTGAGGCAGCGGCAGGCGGTGGGCAAGCTGCTGGGCCACTGGCGGAGCCTGCTGCGGCGCGTGCCGGCAAGCCCAGGGCTGGCGCACGGCTTGTACTGGCCCCAGCACTTCCTGCCACCCTTGGACGGCGGCGCACCGCCTAGCTACGACAGCCTCACGCTCGACCTCTTCATGCTCGGCTACTTCCAGCTGCTGGAGATGGGCCTGAGCCGCGAGGAGCGCAAGTTCCGCCACCTGCTGTGCTACGAGATGTTCGACCGGCTGGGCAGCCACCCGTGGGAGCGCATCCGCCTCTTCCATCGTGTGGTGCTGGAGGAAGTGGAGGTCGGCCGGCGCAGCTGGAGCGATGGCTTCGAGGACCTCAGGCACAGGTTCTTCGGAGACGGCCTGGAGGCTGAGCTGGCCCCCGAAGAACAGacgaagaaaaaggaagaggaggagaaagaacaggAGCGGACGGAAGAAGCCGCCCCAGTTGAGATTGGTGACCCGCCCAAGGGGCAGCCCGAGGCCCCGGCCGCTGCCCCGCAGCGGCCACCCCCGCCCGCCGCGCCTCCCCCGATCTCAGACTCTCCTGGATCTGAAGGCCCCACCGAAGACCCCTTGGAACTGGTGTCTGAGATGGGCGAGTTCAGCAACGAGGACATCTGCCGCTACATCGACCGCAGCTTCTCCTTCtggaaggagaaggaggcagaGCTATTTGACATCTGA
- the ESPN gene encoding espin isoform X1 codes for MALEQALQAARQGELDVLRSLHAAGLLGPSLRDPLDALPVHHAARAGKLHCLRFLVEEAALPAAARARNGATPAHDAAATGHLACLQWLLSQGGCRVQDKDNSGATVLHLAARFGHPEVVNWLLHHGGGDPTAATDMGALPIHYAAAKGDFPSLRLLIGHYPEGVNAQTKNGATPLYLACQEGHLEVTQYLVQECGADPHARAHDGMTPLHAAAQMGHSPVIVWLVSCTDVSLSEQDKDGATAMHFAASRGHTKVLSWLLLHGGEISADLWGGTPLHDAAENGELECCQILVVNGAELDVRDRDGYTAADLSDFNGHSHCTRYLRTVENLSVEHRVLSRDPSAELEVKQLDSGMSSPNTTVSVQPLNFDLSSPASTLSNYDSCSSSHSSIKGQCPPRRLSSARAADIQSYMDMLNPELGLPRGTTGKPTPPPPPPSFPPPPPPPGTQLPPPPPGYPAPKPPVGPQAADIYMQTKIKLRHVETEALKKEPSSCDGHDGLRRQDSGRKPRAFSKQPSTGDYYRQLGRGPGETLAARPGMAHSEEVRARQPAPVGCRRPGPAARGSLEGPSAPPQAALLPGNHVPNGCAADPKASRELPPPPPPPPPPLPEAASSLPPAPPLPLEGAGPGCGQRRSSSSTGKVRVLRHRKSTKSFNMMSPTGDNSELLAEIKAGKSLKPTPQSKGLTTVFSGSGQPASQVGRPGRSLRPGSPGPRPLGAQPHRFSLQPDSTLPPVSPTPSPARSPTPPAAGFQPLLNGSLVPVPPATPAPGVQLDVEALIPTHDEQGRPIPEWKRQVMVRKLQLKMQEEEEQRRKLTAASSCCYPREGWRYSREYNAILGPFGELMTEADILRIEQQIENLQVLHKAKKLEERLEQLELELEQLLPVSAALSAPRFTVDPRRMHGRAVSLPAWCSKISTLLKSMATLLATLGGRPAHLAELLTADTGQPLAPLPDAPWRPGPQCLGRSHSLSWCREAVAREILECGVSVKHLRATYELRAQGAAPARCPRHKPPQSAGAPGREPILEEDYVAAGSSQPSAVAADAAAHGPLTDWEPLGTLGPPEAQDRQAALPEPEELARRPPLCTELGGVQDYLDLRKERIVYLFLEHWRRWAFRGPGRRAQARLRRLLPRVVAAGDGPGLEATDATDDPRPPASNGVARGPGERLRQLLRQRQAVGKLLGHWRSLLRRVPASPGLAHGLYWPQHFLPPLDGGAPPSYDSLTLDLFMLGYFQLLEMGLSREERKFRHLLCYEMFDRLGSHPWERIRLFHRVVLEEVEVGRRSWSDGFEDLRHRFFGDGLEAELAPEEQTKKKEEEEKEQERTEEAAPVEIGDPPKGQPEAPAAAPQRPPPPAAPPPISDSPGSEGPTEDPLELVSEMGEFSNEDICRYIDRSFSFWKEKEAELFDI; via the exons ATGGCCCTGGAGCAGGCGCTGCAGGCGGCGCGGCAGGGCGAGCTGGACGTGCTGAGGTCGCTACACGCCGCCGGCCTGCTGGGGCCCTCGCTGCGGGACCCGCTGGACGCGCTGCCCGTGCATCACGCGGCCCGCGCCGGGAAGCTGCACTGTCTGCGCTTCCTGGTGGAGGAGGCCGCCCTCCCCGCCGCGGCCCGCGCCCGCAACGGCGCCACACCGGCCCACGACGCCGCCGCCACCGGCCACCTCGCCTGCCTGCAGTGGCTGCTGTCTCAGGGAGGCTGCAGAGTGCAG GACAAAGACAATTCTGGCGCCACAGTCTTGCATCTGGCTGCCCGCTTTGGCCACCCCGAGGTGGTGAACTGGCTGCTGCATCATGGCGGTGGGGACCCCACCGCAGCCACAGACATGGGCGCCCTGCCTATCCACTACGCTGCCGCCAAAGGAGACTTCCCCTCCCTGAGGCTTCTCATCGGGCACTACCCTGA AGGAGTGAATGCCCAAACCAAGAACGGTGCCACGCCCCTGTACCTGGCGTGCCAGGAGGGCCACCTGGAGGTGACGCAGTACCTGGTGCAGGAGTGCGGCGCGGACCCGCACGCGCGCGCCCACGATGGCATGACCCCGCTGCATGCCGCGGCGCAGATGGGCCACAGCCCGGTCATCGTGTGGCTG GTGAGCTGCACCGACGTGAGCCTGTCAGAGCAGGACAAAGACGGCGCCACCGCCATGCACTTCGCGGCGAGCCGCGGTCACACCAAGGTGCTCAGCTGGCTACTGCTGCACGGCGGGGAGATCTCGGCCGACCTTTGGGGCGGGACCCCTCTGCACGACGCCGCTGAGAACGGGGAGCTGGAG TGCTGCCAGATCCTGGTAGTGAACGGCGCGGAGCTGGACGTCCGCGACCGCGACGGGTACACGGCCGCCGACCTGTCGGACTTCAACGGCCACAGCCACTGCACCCGCTACCTGCGCACGGTGGAGAACCTG AGCGTGGAGCACCGTGTGCTGTCCCGGGATCCCTCTGCTGAGCTGGAGGTGAAGCAGCTGGACTCAGGCATGTCCTCACCCAACACCACCGTGTCGGTCCAGCCGCTGAACTTTGACCTCAGCTCACCGGCCAGCACCCTCTCCAACTACGACTCCTGTTCCTCCAGCCACTCCAGCATCAAAGGCCAGTGCCCTCCTCGCA ggCTTTCCAGCGCCAGAGCTGCAGACATACAGAGCTACATGGACATGCTGAACCCGGAGCTGGGTCTGCCTCGGGGCACGACTGGCAAACCcacacccccaccacccccacccagcttccccccaccacccccgcCCCCAGGCACCCaactacccccacccccacctggctACCCCGCTCCCAAGCCTCctgtgggaccacaggcagctGACATCTACATGCAGACCAAGATCAAACTCCGCCACGTGGAGACAGAGGCCCTCAAGAAGGAG CCGAGCTCCTGCGACGGCCACGACGGGCTGCGGAGGCAGGACTCCGGCCGCAAGCCCCGCGCCTTCAGCAAGCAGCCCAGCACGGGGGACTACTACCGGCAGCTGGGCCGCGGCCCCGGGGAGACGCTGGCCGCACGCCCGGGCATGGCGCACAGCGAAGAGGTGCGTGCCCGCCAGCCCGCGCCCGTCGGCTGCCGGCGCCCGGGCCCTGCAGCCCGCGGCTCACTCGAAGGCCCCTCCGCTCCCCCGCAGGCGGCGTTGCTCCCCGGGAACCACGTTCCTAATGGCTGCGCCGCGGACCCTAAGGCGTCCAGGGAGCTaccgccgccgcccccgccgccgccgccgcccctgcCCGAGGCCGCGAGTTCACTGCCGCCCGCCCCACCTCTGCCCCTCGAGGGCGCTGGCCCTGGCTGCGGGCAGCGCCGCTCCTCCTCGTCCACCGGCA AAGTGAGAGTCCTGAGACACAGGAAGA GCACCAAGTCTTTCAACATGATGTCCCCGACGGGCGACAACTCGGAGCTACTCGCTGAGATTAAGGCAGGCAAGAGCCTGAAGCCGACACCGCAGAGCAAGGGGCTGACCACAGTGTTCTCAGGCAGCGGGCAGCCGGCCTCCCAGGTAGGCAGGCCCGGCAGGAGCCTGCGACCCGGGTCCCCTGGCCCCAGGCCACTGGGCGCTCAGCCCCACCGCTTCTCCCTGCAGCCCGACTCAACGCTGCCGCCTGTGTCACCTACACCGTCACCAGCCCGGAGCCCCACACCGCCAGCTGCAGGTTTTCAGCCGCTGCTCAATGGAAGCTTGGTTCCGGTGCCACCTGCTACCCCTGCGCCCGGTGTGCAGCTGGACGTGGAGGCGCTCATCCCTACCCACGATGAGCAGGGCCGGCCCATCCCCGAGTGGAAGCGCCAGGTGATGGTGCGCAAGCTGCAGCTGAAgatgcaggaggaagaggagcagaggCGGAAG CTGACCGCCGCCAGCTCATGCTGCTACCCCCGCGAGGGCTGGAGGTACTCACGCGAGTACAACGCCATCCTCGGGCCCTTCGGCGAGCTCATGACCGAGGCCGACATCCTCCGCATCGAGCAGCAAATCGAGAATCTGCAGGTGCTGCACAAGGCGAAGAAGCTGGAGGAGCGCCTGgagcagctggagctggagctggagcagctgctgcCCGTCTCAGCCGCCCTGTCGGCGCCGCGCTTCACCGTCGATCCGCGCCGCATGCACGGCCGCGCCGTCAGCCTGCCCGCCTGGTGCAGCAAGATTTCCACGCTGCTCAAGAGCATGGCCACGCTGCTGGCCACGCTGGGCGGCCGGCCCGCGCACCTGGCGGAGCTGCTGACAGCCGACACGGGCCAGCCCCTGGCGCCGCTGCCCGACGCGCCCTGGCGGCCCGGGCCGCAGTGTCTGGGCCGCTCGCATTCCCTCAGCTGGTGCCGCGAGGCCGTGGCGCGCGAGATCCTCGAGTGCGGCGTTTCGGTGAAGCATCTCCGCGCCACCTACGAGCTGCGCGCGCAAGGCGCGGCGCCCGCGCGCTGTCCGCGCCACAAGCCCCCGCAGTCCGCGGGCGCCCCGGGCCGTGAGCCCATCCTAGAGGAGGACTACGTGGCAGCCGGCTCCAGCCAGCCCAGCGCGGTCGCTGCCGACGCCGCCGCTCACGGCCCGCTGACCGACTGGGAGCCCCTGGGCACCCTGGGCCCTCCCGAGGCGCAGGATCGCCAGGCGGCGCTGCCTGAGCCCGAGGAGCTGGCGCGCCGGCCACCCCTCTGCACCGAGCTGGGCGGCGTCCAGGACTACCTCGACCTGCGTAAGGAGCGCATCGTCTACCTCTTCCTGGAGCACTGGCGCCGCTGGGCCTTTCGCGGCCCGGGCCGCCGCGCCCAGGCGCGCCTACGCAGACTGCTGCCCCGCGTGGTGGCCGCCGGTGACGGCCCGGGGCTGGAGGCCACGGACGCCACAGATGACCCCCGGCCACCGGCGAGCAACGGCGTGGCCCGCGGCCCCGGTGAGCGGCTGCGGCAGCTGCTGAGGCAGCGGCAGGCGGTGGGCAAGCTGCTGGGCCACTGGCGGAGCCTGCTGCGGCGCGTGCCGGCAAGCCCAGGGCTGGCGCACGGCTTGTACTGGCCCCAGCACTTCCTGCCACCCTTGGACGGCGGCGCACCGCCTAGCTACGACAGCCTCACGCTCGACCTCTTCATGCTCGGCTACTTCCAGCTGCTGGAGATGGGCCTGAGCCGCGAGGAGCGCAAGTTCCGCCACCTGCTGTGCTACGAGATGTTCGACCGGCTGGGCAGCCACCCGTGGGAGCGCATCCGCCTCTTCCATCGTGTGGTGCTGGAGGAAGTGGAGGTCGGCCGGCGCAGCTGGAGCGATGGCTTCGAGGACCTCAGGCACAGGTTCTTCGGAGACGGCCTGGAGGCTGAGCTGGCCCCCGAAGAACAGacgaagaaaaaggaagaggaggagaaagaacaggAGCGGACGGAAGAAGCCGCCCCAGTTGAGATTGGTGACCCGCCCAAGGGGCAGCCCGAGGCCCCGGCCGCTGCCCCGCAGCGGCCACCCCCGCCCGCCGCGCCTCCCCCGATCTCAGACTCTCCTGGATCTGAAGGCCCCACCGAAGACCCCTTGGAACTGGTGTCTGAGATGGGCGAGTTCAGCAACGAGGACATCTGCCGCTACATCGACCGCAGCTTCTCCTTCtggaaggagaaggaggcagaGCTATTTGACATCTGA